The Oscillospiraceae bacterium genome has a segment encoding these proteins:
- a CDS encoding chitobiase/beta-hexosaminidase C-terminal domain-containing protein gives MATLNLATKFSQKLIERFTHQSYTDIATVSSLDSDFVGARTVKVYTSGLVRLNNYDAEAAVGSRYGIPDNLGNTVQELTMRDAKSFTYALDELYGADMPQVLYRANRTLKEQVDNVITPYVDRYRLGQWAAEAGIKIKESAALDKTNTAQAVLTLGEHMDNALVNRQGRRLFVKPAIYKWLKLDPDFIKKGDMSQQMLQRGVLGEIDGLPVVVVPVQYWPVGVNFMIVDKTTSPAPVKLKDYKIHNKPQGMAGALVEGLIYHDLFVLATRRAGVALSIDSADTTFVANPTFTPAGGSKYTPGTTTIALASATSGAGMQYTLDQTDPKTSQTAMPYNSTNKIPTTGLTGDLVVKAYASYSGMTDSGVVTAVYTQA, from the coding sequence ATGGCAACTCTTAATCTTGCGACAAAGTTTTCTCAAAAGCTTATCGAGCGGTTTACGCATCAGAGTTATACGGATATCGCGACCGTGTCATCGCTGGATAGCGATTTCGTGGGCGCGCGGACTGTCAAAGTTTATACTTCGGGCCTTGTGAGGCTCAACAACTACGACGCCGAGGCGGCCGTGGGTAGCCGGTACGGCATCCCAGATAATCTGGGCAATACCGTCCAGGAGCTGACTATGCGGGATGCGAAGTCCTTCACCTATGCGCTGGATGAGCTGTATGGCGCTGATATGCCTCAGGTGCTGTATCGGGCCAATAGAACGCTCAAGGAGCAGGTCGACAACGTCATCACGCCGTACGTCGATAGGTATCGCCTCGGGCAGTGGGCCGCCGAGGCGGGTATCAAAATCAAAGAGAGCGCGGCCCTCGACAAGACCAACACCGCTCAGGCCGTGCTGACGCTGGGCGAGCACATGGACAACGCCCTCGTCAATCGGCAGGGGCGGAGGCTCTTTGTCAAGCCGGCCATTTACAAGTGGCTGAAGCTTGACCCCGACTTCATTAAGAAGGGCGATATGTCGCAGCAGATGCTGCAGCGCGGTGTCCTGGGTGAGATAGACGGGCTGCCTGTGGTGGTCGTGCCTGTGCAATACTGGCCCGTCGGTGTCAACTTTATGATTGTCGACAAGACGACGTCGCCGGCGCCCGTCAAGCTGAAAGACTACAAGATCCACAACAAGCCGCAGGGCATGGCGGGCGCGCTCGTCGAGGGGCTCATCTACCATGACTTGTTCGTCCTGGCCACGCGGCGCGCCGGGGTGGCACTGTCCATTGACAGCGCGGACACCACGTTCGTCGCCAATCCCACCTTCACGCCGGCCGGCGGGTCGAAGTACACGCCGGGCACCACCACCATCGCGCTGGCGTCCGCCACCTCCGGCGCGGGGATGCAGTACACGCTGGACCAGACAGACCCCAAGACCAGCCAGACGGCAATGCCCTACAACTCAACGAACAAGATCCCGACCACAGGGCTCACCGGCGACCTCGTCGTAAAGGCGTACGCGAGTTACTCCGGCATGACCGACTCCGGAGTCGTGACGGCGGTATACACGCAGGCGTGA